In Thermorudis peleae, a genomic segment contains:
- a CDS encoding electron transfer flavoprotein subunit beta/FixA family protein, which yields MRIAVLVKPVPDPSALRFDPRHGDLVPGVQLVVNEYDLYAVEAALRLREQVGGDVIVGTVGGGAREALSRCLAMGADRAVWIDGDGLPGDSLTTATVVAAWLRQEEPDVIWAGQETSDAGTGNVAPHVATLLGWPLVSNVVGWQYQDGQFTLEREIEDGHQFQTVAPPVVLCALSALDTPRLPTLRGIMEARRKPLEQRTLTTLGLDPAALSPRVQWGKLFEQERRASGIVLQDVDPDEAVERFIAFLRERRLLAW from the coding sequence GTGCGCATCGCTGTATTAGTCAAACCGGTTCCTGATCCGAGCGCACTTCGGTTCGATCCTCGACATGGTGACCTCGTGCCAGGGGTGCAGCTCGTTGTTAATGAATATGACTTGTATGCTGTTGAGGCAGCGCTGCGCCTACGGGAGCAGGTTGGCGGCGACGTCATTGTTGGGACAGTCGGTGGTGGGGCACGCGAAGCGCTCAGCCGATGCCTGGCAATGGGCGCTGACCGCGCTGTCTGGATCGATGGTGATGGACTGCCCGGTGATAGTCTCACCACAGCGACGGTGGTAGCGGCCTGGCTCCGACAGGAAGAGCCGGACGTCATCTGGGCTGGCCAGGAGACGAGTGATGCTGGTACCGGCAATGTTGCGCCGCACGTTGCCACATTGCTCGGGTGGCCGCTGGTGAGTAATGTCGTTGGTTGGCAATACCAAGACGGACAGTTCACGCTCGAGCGCGAAATTGAAGATGGCCACCAATTCCAGACGGTTGCACCGCCGGTCGTCCTCTGCGCGCTCTCAGCCCTCGATACGCCGCGTCTGCCGACCTTGCGCGGCATTATGGAAGCACGGCGTAAGCCACTCGAGCAACGCACGCTTACAACGCTGGGCCTTGATCCTGCGGCGCTTTCGCCTCGCGTGCAATGGGGCAAGCTGTTCGAGCAAGAGCGACGGGCTTCCGGCATTGTCTTACAAGACGTCGATCCAGATGAGGCCGTTGAGCGCTTCATTGCGTTCTTACGCGAGCGCCGGCTGCTTGCCTGGTAG
- a CDS encoding electron transfer flavoprotein subunit alpha/FixB family protein has protein sequence MAGVLVFVELAGSEPRGVALETLGAAAHVAGTLGEVTALVIGHECHAVAERIGQYGPSRVLVVDDPAFAAPVAGPYARALEAAVAATEPALVLLPATTLGRDIAPIVATRLGAPHLVECMSLTVEDQTITVTRPVYQGKLLTTVTAPRDTVVFATVRAGAFKAPTPDEAKQATIERMTVTLDAADQRAAVTGLAPKGRGGTALESAPIVVVGGRGIGGPQGFALLEELAAALGGAVGCTRAVSDLGWRPHDEQIGQTGKQVSPKLYLGVGVSGAVQHTVGMRGAEVVVAINRDPNAPLVQMADFAIVADYNEIVPRLTKRLQELREAAGKA, from the coding sequence GTGGCTGGCGTGCTGGTTTTTGTCGAATTAGCCGGGAGCGAGCCGCGCGGGGTTGCGCTCGAAACGCTCGGCGCAGCTGCTCACGTTGCTGGGACGCTTGGCGAGGTGACGGCGCTCGTCATTGGCCATGAGTGTCACGCTGTTGCTGAGCGCATCGGCCAGTATGGCCCAAGCCGTGTGCTCGTTGTTGATGATCCCGCGTTTGCTGCACCGGTTGCTGGTCCGTACGCGCGAGCGCTGGAAGCAGCCGTGGCTGCAACGGAACCTGCGCTCGTCTTGCTTCCCGCGACGACACTGGGACGCGATATCGCACCGATTGTTGCGACACGCCTGGGTGCGCCGCATCTCGTTGAATGCATGTCTTTGACGGTTGAGGACCAGACAATTACGGTGACACGCCCAGTGTATCAGGGGAAATTGCTCACCACGGTAACGGCGCCACGCGACACTGTTGTGTTTGCAACGGTACGTGCTGGTGCATTCAAGGCACCAACACCGGATGAAGCCAAGCAGGCGACAATCGAACGCATGACAGTGACGCTGGACGCCGCTGACCAGCGGGCAGCGGTGACCGGGCTGGCGCCAAAAGGGCGTGGCGGAACGGCGCTCGAGTCCGCCCCGATCGTTGTCGTTGGTGGGCGAGGCATTGGTGGCCCACAAGGGTTTGCCCTGCTTGAGGAATTAGCTGCAGCCTTGGGTGGAGCGGTTGGTTGCACGCGGGCAGTTAGTGACTTGGGCTGGCGGCCCCATGATGAACAAATTGGACAGACCGGCAAGCAAGTCAGCCCGAAGCTTTATCTCGGTGTTGGCGTCTCTGGGGCAGTGCAACATACTGTTGGTATGCGTGGAGCTGAGGTTGTTGTTGCGATCAACCGTGATCCGAATGCTCCCCTCGTGCAAATGGCCGATTTTGCCATCGTCGCCGACTATAACGAGATCGTGCCGCGTTTGACAAAGCGTCTGCAGGAACTGCGCGAAGCGGCGGGCAAGGCATAA
- a CDS encoding FAD-dependent oxidoreductase: MSQERVDVIVVGAGPAGTAAALTLARAGLNVVVLERGAYPGAKNVMGGILYRQPTEQLVPEFWRDAPLERAIIEQRYLLLTQDSAVGFTFRSEELGREPANAFSVLRAPWDRWFAEQAEAAGAFVASGVLVEDVLWRSGKIDGVRAAGDEGDLFADVVVIADGANSLLAQKAGLHREWRPEEQALVAKELLRLSEDEINRRFNVPSGLGVAIEAFGESTCGLLGYGFLYTNRDTLSIGTGALLCDLIESGLNVSDMLDHFKRHPAIAPFLEGAELVEYSAHLIPEGGWRAMPPLYTDGALLVGDAAGFVNPLSREGSNFAMISGKLAAETILEAREAGDFSAAALSRYRERLEESFVLQDLWTIRNITPFVHERPYLLRAIPEALAEAWKSYLTVDSTPKREKYTKILRQFLKRVPPRQLFADLIAARRLLR, encoded by the coding sequence ATGAGTCAGGAACGGGTTGACGTTATCGTCGTCGGAGCGGGTCCAGCTGGCACGGCTGCAGCGCTGACGTTAGCTCGGGCTGGGCTCAATGTCGTGGTGCTCGAACGCGGAGCCTATCCCGGGGCAAAGAATGTCATGGGTGGCATCCTCTATCGCCAACCAACTGAACAGCTCGTCCCAGAGTTTTGGCGTGACGCACCGCTTGAGCGCGCGATCATTGAACAACGCTACCTCTTGCTGACCCAGGACAGCGCTGTTGGCTTCACGTTCCGGAGTGAGGAATTGGGGCGGGAGCCAGCGAATGCCTTTAGTGTCCTGCGGGCGCCGTGGGACCGATGGTTCGCTGAGCAAGCTGAAGCCGCCGGTGCGTTCGTGGCGAGTGGTGTGCTCGTCGAGGACGTGTTGTGGCGGAGCGGCAAAATTGATGGAGTGCGCGCCGCTGGTGATGAGGGCGACTTATTTGCTGATGTCGTCGTCATTGCTGATGGGGCAAACTCGCTGCTCGCTCAAAAGGCTGGTCTGCACCGGGAATGGCGCCCGGAAGAGCAGGCGCTCGTCGCAAAGGAACTCCTTCGTCTCTCAGAAGATGAGATCAATCGTCGGTTCAACGTTCCGTCAGGACTGGGTGTGGCGATCGAGGCCTTTGGTGAATCGACCTGCGGGTTGCTTGGCTATGGCTTTCTGTATACCAACCGCGACACGCTGTCGATTGGCACGGGTGCCCTCCTGTGTGACTTGATCGAGAGTGGGCTCAACGTCAGCGATATGCTCGATCACTTCAAGCGTCACCCAGCGATTGCCCCATTCCTTGAGGGCGCTGAGCTCGTTGAATATTCGGCTCATCTCATTCCCGAAGGCGGATGGCGTGCCATGCCGCCGCTCTATACCGATGGCGCACTGCTTGTCGGCGATGCTGCGGGCTTTGTGAACCCATTGAGTCGCGAAGGTTCAAACTTCGCGATGATCTCCGGTAAACTCGCTGCTGAGACTATCCTTGAGGCGCGAGAAGCTGGGGACTTTTCTGCTGCGGCGTTAAGCCGTTACCGCGAACGGCTCGAAGAGAGCTTTGTCTTGCAAGATCTGTGGACCATTCGCAATATCACGCCGTTCGTCCATGAGCGACCCTATCTGTTGCGCGCTATCCCGGAAGCGCTGGCCGAAGCCTGGAAGAGCTATTTGACGGTTGACAGTACCCCGAAGCGCGAAAAATATACCAAGATTCTGCGTCAGTTCCTGAAACGGGTGCCGCCGCGTCAGCTTTTCGCTGATCTGATAGCAGCGCGTCGGCTTCTGCGCTGA
- a CDS encoding CvpA family protein, with product MSPYAVLDILLLILLALFVPIGIWRGAQREVLVTFGILLGVALGQFWAQPWGGVLARWTGLSQNGGAFLVAMICLVAGTFLIGYGLGSAMLMPPPGTLGRLAGAVVAAVNGALVLGFALQHIQGYLLAGSSIRLFDQAIVAHYLSRGVGWLLLASAVALLVTILILVLFGQSGTIVVYEEGMPSEPGPVTQQTRRYVPGGVETKTAYKTEPPRRPAEETRPLRATDVEPGGRVRGNLSDQETAVIARSATPAAEETRRQTPLETGKCPYCHADLDGTELFCPRCGHVL from the coding sequence GTGAGCCCGTACGCTGTCCTCGACATCTTGCTCCTGATTTTGCTCGCGCTCTTTGTTCCCATTGGCATCTGGCGAGGAGCGCAACGCGAAGTGCTGGTAACGTTCGGCATCCTTCTTGGTGTGGCGCTCGGACAATTCTGGGCGCAGCCATGGGGTGGTGTGCTGGCACGCTGGACAGGGCTCAGCCAGAACGGCGGGGCCTTTCTCGTTGCCATGATCTGTCTTGTTGCCGGGACATTCCTGATTGGCTATGGATTAGGCTCAGCAATGCTGATGCCGCCGCCGGGAACGCTCGGACGACTCGCTGGTGCAGTGGTTGCGGCTGTCAATGGCGCGCTGGTGCTGGGCTTCGCCTTACAGCATATTCAGGGATACCTCTTGGCTGGCAGTTCCATTCGCCTTTTCGACCAGGCTATCGTTGCTCACTATCTTAGTAGAGGAGTTGGTTGGTTGTTGCTGGCGAGTGCTGTTGCGCTCTTGGTGACGATCCTGATCCTCGTGCTGTTCGGACAATCGGGGACAATTGTGGTTTACGAGGAGGGAATGCCATCTGAACCAGGCCCGGTGACGCAGCAGACGCGCCGCTACGTCCCAGGTGGCGTTGAGACCAAGACAGCGTACAAGACCGAGCCTCCGCGACGTCCAGCTGAGGAGACGCGTCCGCTGCGTGCGACGGATGTTGAGCCGGGAGGACGAGTACGAGGGAACCTTAGCGATCAAGAGACAGCGGTGATTGCCCGATCAGCGACCCCAGCAGCCGAGGAAACGCGTCGGCAAACGCCGCTCGAGACTGGCAAGTGCCCCTACTGCCACGCCGACCTGGATGGTACTGAGCTGTTTTGTCCTCGGTGCGGTCACGTGCTCTAG
- a CDS encoding putative hydro-lyase produces the protein MTTSSLPKTPAEARALIRSGAWSTHTAGLVPGAVQANVVILPADLAYDFLLFCQRNPKPCPVLEVTDRGSPEPKLTAPGADLRTDVPRYRVYQHGELIEECTDISHWWRDDLVAFLLGCSFTFDTLLLDAGVPVRHVQCGCNVPMYRTNWPCHPAGIFAGPLVVSLRMIPGPLVARAVAVTARFPNVHGAPIHIGDPVALGIADLSRPDWGDPPVMEPGDVPVFWACGVTPQAVALAARPSLMITHAPGHMFITDLRVEEIASW, from the coding sequence ATGACAACATCTTCTCTGCCGAAAACACCTGCTGAGGCGCGTGCCCTCATTCGCTCTGGCGCCTGGAGCACACATACTGCCGGGCTCGTTCCGGGAGCTGTGCAAGCAAACGTCGTCATCCTGCCCGCTGATCTGGCCTACGACTTTCTGTTGTTCTGCCAGCGAAATCCGAAGCCATGCCCAGTTCTCGAAGTGACAGATCGCGGTTCGCCTGAGCCGAAGCTGACTGCGCCAGGAGCAGACCTGCGGACTGATGTGCCGCGATACCGTGTGTATCAGCACGGTGAGCTGATTGAGGAGTGTACAGATATCTCCCACTGGTGGCGTGACGATCTCGTTGCGTTCTTGCTTGGCTGCTCGTTCACCTTTGACACCCTGCTCCTTGACGCTGGCGTGCCAGTGCGCCATGTGCAGTGCGGCTGCAACGTGCCAATGTACCGGACGAATTGGCCATGTCACCCTGCTGGTATCTTTGCTGGACCATTGGTTGTCTCATTGCGGATGATCCCTGGCCCGCTGGTTGCGCGAGCCGTTGCCGTGACAGCGCGTTTCCCGAACGTTCATGGTGCGCCAATTCACATTGGCGATCCAGTGGCGCTTGGCATTGCTGACCTCAGCCGGCCCGACTGGGGTGACCCGCCAGTGATGGAGCCAGGAGACGTGCCAGTCTTTTGGGCCTGTGGGGTGACGCCGCAAGCGGTGGCGCTGGCTGCGCGACCATCGCTCATGATCACCCATGCTCCTGGCCATATGTTTATTACCGATCTCCGTGTTGAAGAGATCGCTTCGTGGTAA
- a CDS encoding ABC transporter substrate-binding protein: MNSLTRRQVLRLGLAGLAGGLLAACGGQATSTPTPAKSSGAATSSTATAQTPTTAATATKATTATASTASGSSKTIRIGVIFPLTGTAASVGNDAKQAVQLAVQLVNEGAPDIALPLAKGGGLPNLGGAKVELVFGDSQGKAEVGQSEAERLIKQEKVVALLGCYQSAVTKTASAVAERAGIPLVNGDSSSPALTEQGYQWFFRTSPHDGDFSKIIMEFLQALTQQKNAGIKTVSLLYEDTDFGVNSAQALKAEAQAHGLQVVGEVKYKANATSLTTEVQTLKGQNADALVPSSYTNDAILTIKTAQQLGYLPKMIVAQDAGYADPAFISGVGANIAEGMCTRSAFSVDITQLKPAAAKVNELYKKAAGKDIYDVPARDFTAMLVLLDAINRAGSTDPAAIKRALEATNLGPNDTIMPWKGVKFDSKHQNTLGTGIILQIRDGQYRTVYPFDVKTIDVTFPLKPWNQR; this comes from the coding sequence ATGAATTCGCTTACCCGTCGGCAGGTCCTACGCCTTGGCTTGGCTGGTCTCGCTGGTGGGTTGCTTGCTGCGTGTGGCGGCCAGGCAACGTCAACGCCAACTCCGGCGAAATCGAGCGGAGCGGCGACGAGCTCGACGGCAACGGCACAAACGCCAACGACTGCCGCAACTGCGACGAAAGCGACCACCGCAACAGCGAGCACGGCAAGTGGGAGCAGCAAGACCATTCGGATCGGAGTGATTTTCCCCTTGACGGGTACCGCTGCCAGTGTTGGCAATGATGCGAAGCAAGCGGTGCAACTCGCCGTTCAGCTTGTCAATGAGGGAGCACCCGATATTGCGTTGCCGCTTGCCAAAGGTGGTGGATTGCCGAACCTGGGTGGAGCCAAGGTTGAGCTTGTCTTTGGCGACAGTCAAGGGAAAGCTGAGGTCGGACAGTCAGAAGCGGAGCGCCTCATTAAGCAAGAGAAAGTCGTTGCACTACTCGGTTGCTATCAGAGTGCGGTGACGAAGACGGCAAGTGCCGTTGCTGAGCGTGCGGGCATCCCCCTGGTCAACGGTGACTCGTCCTCGCCAGCCTTGACCGAGCAGGGATACCAGTGGTTCTTCCGGACGTCACCTCACGACGGTGACTTCTCCAAGATCATCATGGAATTCCTCCAAGCGCTAACACAGCAGAAGAATGCGGGCATTAAGACGGTTTCCCTGCTGTATGAGGATACCGACTTCGGTGTCAATAGTGCGCAGGCATTAAAGGCTGAGGCGCAAGCACATGGGCTGCAAGTGGTTGGCGAGGTCAAGTACAAGGCCAATGCCACCTCGCTCACCACCGAAGTGCAAACGCTGAAAGGGCAGAATGCTGACGCCCTGGTTCCTTCGTCGTACACCAATGATGCAATTTTGACCATTAAGACGGCGCAGCAGTTAGGTTACCTGCCGAAAATGATTGTGGCTCAGGATGCAGGGTATGCTGACCCCGCCTTCATCAGCGGCGTTGGGGCAAATATCGCTGAGGGGATGTGCACGCGCTCAGCGTTCTCCGTTGATATCACCCAGCTCAAGCCAGCAGCAGCGAAAGTCAACGAGCTCTATAAGAAGGCAGCCGGTAAGGATATCTATGATGTGCCAGCGCGCGACTTTACCGCAATGCTCGTCTTGTTAGATGCCATTAACCGTGCTGGCTCAACTGATCCCGCTGCAATCAAGCGTGCCTTGGAGGCGACCAATCTTGGCCCGAACGACACCATCATGCCGTGGAAGGGCGTGAAGTTCGATAGCAAGCATCAGAATACGCTCGGTACAGGGATCATCTTGCAGATTCGAGATGGGCAGTATCGAACCGTCTATCCCTTCGACGTCAAAACCATTGATGTTACCTTCCCATTGAAGCCCTGGAACCAGCGCTAG
- a CDS encoding branched-chain amino acid ABC transporter permease translates to MELTNVLQALVNGLLIGMVYALISVGLTLIFGLMEIVNFAHGDLLMLAMYAAFWASVLVHLDPVFSWPLVVVGLGLLGIVIFHLVIAPILRAPMLAQIFATFGLGLFLRGLAQFLWKADFRTIDHPLLGQVAGGTLQLGSLFIGLPQLAAAVMAALAFGLLWLFINRTRVGLALQAVAEDRATAGLVGIDSRRMFALGWAIGGGCVGLAGAALASFYPVSPTVGVLFGLMSYFVVALGGFGSVPGALLAGLLVGLVQELSPALLGVPPSYKYAVVFGLYLLVVLVRPQGLLGRF, encoded by the coding sequence GTGGAGCTCACTAATGTGCTCCAAGCCCTCGTGAATGGGCTCCTGATTGGCATGGTCTATGCCCTGATCTCGGTTGGGCTGACTCTGATCTTCGGCTTAATGGAAATTGTGAATTTTGCCCACGGCGACTTGCTGATGCTGGCAATGTATGCCGCGTTCTGGGCGAGTGTCTTGGTGCATCTCGATCCCGTCTTTTCCTGGCCGCTTGTGGTTGTCGGCCTGGGACTGCTTGGTATCGTCATCTTTCATCTGGTGATCGCGCCCATTCTCCGCGCGCCGATGCTGGCGCAGATCTTCGCCACCTTTGGCCTCGGATTGTTTCTCCGGGGGCTCGCGCAGTTTCTGTGGAAAGCGGATTTCCGCACCATTGACCATCCGCTGCTCGGACAGGTCGCCGGGGGAACGCTGCAACTCGGATCATTGTTCATTGGCCTGCCGCAGCTTGCTGCAGCCGTGATGGCCGCGCTTGCCTTCGGATTACTCTGGCTGTTTATTAACCGGACACGCGTGGGACTCGCCTTGCAAGCGGTTGCGGAAGACCGGGCAACCGCTGGGCTTGTTGGGATTGACAGCCGGCGGATGTTCGCGCTGGGGTGGGCCATCGGTGGTGGCTGCGTGGGACTCGCTGGCGCGGCGCTCGCGAGTTTTTATCCGGTCAGCCCAACCGTCGGTGTGCTCTTTGGCTTGATGTCCTATTTTGTCGTCGCCCTTGGCGGCTTTGGCAGCGTGCCGGGAGCGCTCCTTGCGGGGCTCTTGGTTGGGCTTGTCCAGGAACTCAGTCCAGCGCTGCTGGGCGTGCCGCCTTCCTACAAGTACGCGGTCGTCTTCGGGCTGTACCTGTTGGTCGTGCTGGTGCGGCCACAGGGGCTCCTGGGCCGGTTCTAA
- a CDS encoding branched-chain amino acid ABC transporter permease yields MTAHNRRPLPKRGLVWLSVIVVALAAPLVFRSDTALNIGILLLLYATLAQAWNILGGLAGQISFGNAVFFGIGAYTSTVLLVRAGVSPWLGMLAGAALALVVALLVGFPMFRLGGHYFAIATIALGEIASTIVTNWDAVGGATGIVIPLVRDAQGQPSDSWRMLQFNQSRLPYYYLALVLLALTTLVTALILRSKLGYYLRAIRNDQQAARALGVAVLRYKLAAIALSAIFTAIAGTLYAQYLLYIDPETTMRLDLSVLAALIAILGGVGTVAGPLIGAAVMVPMSELTRAFLGGGGNAIDLLLYGGLIVLISLFEPQGLIGIGRRFRRSPRSQPVTVEPAPISSSEEAH; encoded by the coding sequence ATGACAGCGCACAACCGACGGCCACTGCCAAAACGCGGCCTCGTCTGGCTATCCGTTATCGTGGTCGCGCTTGCTGCCCCGCTGGTATTCCGAAGTGATACCGCACTTAACATCGGTATCTTGTTACTCCTCTATGCTACGCTTGCGCAGGCGTGGAATATTCTGGGAGGGCTTGCTGGGCAAATTTCCTTTGGGAATGCCGTCTTCTTCGGTATCGGAGCCTATACTTCAACCGTATTACTTGTCCGGGCAGGCGTTTCCCCCTGGCTTGGGATGCTCGCCGGGGCAGCGTTGGCGCTGGTCGTTGCGTTGCTGGTGGGCTTCCCAATGTTTCGGCTCGGCGGTCATTACTTCGCCATCGCCACCATTGCACTTGGTGAAATTGCCTCAACGATTGTGACGAACTGGGATGCTGTCGGGGGAGCAACTGGGATTGTCATCCCGCTCGTGCGTGACGCGCAAGGTCAGCCAAGTGATTCCTGGCGCATGCTTCAGTTTAATCAGTCACGGCTGCCATACTACTACCTGGCGCTAGTTTTGCTTGCTCTGACAACGCTTGTAACTGCTCTGATTCTCCGCTCGAAGCTCGGCTACTATTTGCGTGCTATCCGCAATGATCAGCAAGCGGCTCGAGCACTTGGCGTCGCGGTATTGCGCTACAAGCTTGCCGCCATTGCTCTTTCGGCTATCTTCACGGCGATCGCTGGCACGCTCTATGCCCAGTATCTCCTCTACATTGATCCCGAGACTACCATGCGCCTTGATCTATCAGTGCTTGCTGCACTCATCGCGATTCTCGGCGGTGTTGGCACAGTCGCCGGGCCGCTGATCGGTGCGGCTGTGATGGTGCCGATGTCCGAGCTCACGCGCGCGTTCTTGGGTGGTGGAGGCAATGCCATCGACCTCCTGCTCTACGGTGGACTCATTGTGCTGATCTCGCTGTTCGAGCCACAAGGACTGATTGGCATTGGACGACGCTTCCGTCGCTCGCCGCGGTCACAGCCCGTTACTGTCGAACCGGCGCCGATCTCCAGCTCAGAGGAGGCGCACTGA
- a CDS encoding ABC transporter ATP-binding protein, which yields MPLLEVDRVTMRFGGLLANDAVSFGVEPGQIVGLIGPNGAGKTTLFNCISGFLRPTSGHIRFAGQDVTGWPAERLVHAGLARTFQIVRTFTDMTVRENVMVGAFARTNSTAEARRIADELLAFTGLASRADVLGGNLTVAEKKRVELARALATQPRLLLLDEVMSGLTPAERGQAVDLIRAVRERGIAVVLVEHIMEVVMPVSDWVVVLSSGRKIAEGPPATVARDPDVIAAYLGERYRQRMQEES from the coding sequence ATGCCGTTGCTCGAAGTGGACCGTGTCACCATGCGCTTCGGCGGGCTGCTGGCGAACGATGCCGTGAGCTTTGGTGTCGAGCCAGGCCAAATTGTCGGACTCATTGGCCCCAATGGCGCTGGCAAGACGACGCTCTTCAACTGCATCTCTGGCTTTCTCCGACCGACGAGTGGCCATATTCGGTTTGCTGGTCAGGATGTTACCGGCTGGCCTGCTGAACGGCTGGTTCACGCTGGCCTTGCCCGCACCTTCCAGATTGTGCGCACCTTTACCGACATGACCGTTCGTGAAAATGTCATGGTTGGCGCCTTTGCCCGGACGAACAGCACTGCTGAGGCACGACGCATTGCTGACGAGTTGCTCGCCTTCACTGGTTTAGCGTCACGGGCTGATGTGCTTGGCGGCAATCTTACGGTTGCTGAAAAGAAGCGGGTTGAACTCGCACGTGCGCTGGCAACCCAACCGCGTCTGCTGTTGCTCGACGAAGTCATGTCCGGCTTAACGCCTGCTGAACGTGGCCAGGCAGTTGACCTGATCCGGGCGGTTCGCGAGCGAGGGATCGCTGTTGTGCTCGTTGAGCACATCATGGAGGTCGTCATGCCGGTCTCTGATTGGGTCGTCGTGCTCAGCTCGGGCCGTAAAATCGCTGAAGGACCTCCGGCCACAGTTGCGCGTGATCCTGATGTCATTGCTGCTTACCTTGGTGAACGCTATCGCCAGCGGATGCAGGAGGAGTCCTGA
- a CDS encoding ABC transporter ATP-binding protein, with protein MLLEVRNLRAGYGGVPALHDVRLAVAPGEVVALVGANGAGKTTTLRAISGQIRPMGGEIWFDGQRIDGLPAHRIAELGIAHVPEGRGVFSRLTVIQNLQLGAYCSRARPAEREQLTRVFALFPRLRERMHQRAGTLSGGEQQMLAIARGLMLQPRLLMLDEPSLGLAPVLVEEIFATIQRIAQEGITIVLVEQHLHEALELADRAYVLQSGRTVLEGTGAELLRSDLVRQAYLGL; from the coding sequence ATGCTGCTGGAGGTGCGAAACCTGCGAGCTGGCTATGGCGGTGTTCCGGCGCTGCATGACGTTCGCCTGGCCGTTGCGCCCGGAGAAGTGGTGGCACTGGTTGGCGCGAATGGGGCGGGCAAAACAACGACACTGCGGGCAATCTCGGGGCAAATTCGTCCGATGGGAGGAGAGATCTGGTTCGATGGGCAGCGCATCGATGGCCTACCAGCTCACCGCATTGCCGAACTCGGTATTGCCCATGTGCCGGAGGGGCGCGGCGTCTTCAGCCGCTTGACCGTCATCCAGAACTTGCAGCTTGGTGCCTATTGTTCCCGAGCTCGGCCAGCGGAACGTGAGCAGCTTACCCGCGTCTTTGCGCTGTTCCCACGGCTCCGTGAGCGGATGCATCAGCGAGCTGGTACGCTCTCGGGCGGCGAGCAGCAAATGCTGGCGATTGCTCGTGGGCTGATGTTGCAGCCGCGTCTTCTCATGCTTGATGAGCCGTCGTTGGGACTTGCGCCAGTGCTCGTTGAAGAGATTTTCGCGACGATTCAACGCATTGCCCAGGAAGGGATAACGATCGTTCTCGTCGAGCAACACCTGCACGAGGCGCTCGAGCTTGCCGATCGAGCGTATGTGCTGCAAAGTGGGCGAACCGTCCTCGAAGGAACAGGCGCAGAATTGCTTCGCTCTGACCTCGTGCGACAAGCCTACCTTGGCTTATAG